GATTATGTTGAAAAGATGGCTGAGGAATGGTCAGAGGCTGTATTATAATGTAATTGAGACTGCTGGATATAGATCCGAAAGCTGGATAATTTTTACTGATCAGATGCAGCTGATATAAAAAATTTAGATTTGATAAACTTAAACAGTAATTTCCAAACCTGCTTTCAGATTACTAAATTCTCTGAAAGCAGGTTTAATCTTCAAATATCAACAGAGAATCTAGCTGAAGAAACTGATAATACCAGATTTGAATAATGTTTTTCCCATCTTCTTATTAAACCTCATCTACCATGGAAGTTCGCCTTCTTCACCAAAAAATTTTCCTGTTGGGCCATTCTCATCAAGCATTGCATATTTTGCAAGGTTGATACAGTTTTCAGCTGGAGATTTTCCTCCGCTGTTACCATTGAAGTCGGTGGAAGTCCACCCCGGAGTAACACAATTGATCTTAAACCCTAAGTCTTTATATTCATATGCCAGCGCAACAGTATAGGCATTTAAAGCTGTTTTTGAAGGGCCATAACTTATCGATTTTGCATTGTAAAGCAACCAATCCGGATCCTGATGCATTGTAAGGGAAGAAAGATCACTGGTAATATTCTCGATAACTGGAAGAGATGATTTTTTCAGAAAAGGCAGAAATGCTTCTGTAACGGCAATCGTACCAAAAAAGTTGGTTTCAAAAACTTCCCTTACATCAGAAATTGACAATGGATTATCCTCACTCTTTCTTTTTCCGAGAATACCTGCATTATTGATCAGAATATCAAGAACATCACTATATTTTCCAAATTCATTAGCCGCCCTATTCACTGATTCTTCTTTCGATATATCGATTTCCAGCAGCATACAGTTTTCAAATCCTGAATTTTTTAATTCTCGAACAGCATTCTTCCCCATTTCAGTATTCCGGCATCCCAGATATACAAAATAATCTTTCTGAAGCAGATATTTGGCCAGCTCAAAACCGAGGCCTTTATTAGCGCCCGTAATAAGTACTTTTCTCATTGTAATTTATAATTTATTAAGTATAATAGACGTTGACAGATCAAACTCACTGATAAACCTTTTCAGATGAAGGGTTGAAGCCGTAGTATTTTTTAAAAGCTGTAGAAAAATGAGACAGATTCTCAAAGCCTACAAACAGATAAACAGATGAAGGTGTCTGGTTTTCTTCAATAATAAGACGTCTGGCTTCTTCCAGGCGCATTTTCATCAGCCATTTATGTGGAGACAAACTGTGTATTTTTTTAAAATCCCTTTTGAAAGCGGCCAGGCTGCGTCCTGAAAGATATGCAAAACGTTCTAAGGTAACGTTATAACTATAGTTTTTCTTCATAAACTCTTCCAGATCAATTTTCCCAGGCTCAGAAAAATCAAAAAGGCTGTTTTTAATACCAGGCCACAACATTTCAAGCAGCAAAAAAATTTCTTTGGACTTTGTTGTACTTAAAAGACCCTGAGAATTCTGCCCCGCATTGATATAAATCTTTAGTGAGGTAAAAAACACGGACATAAGCTCATGATCTGTAACAAGAAAACTATCAGGATATTCTAGTGAACACTCTGACCCGCACAAAACAAATGATGGATCCTCTTTAATCAGCTTATTCAAAAAATCACGGGTCAGCATTATCTTTAGCATCTGAAATTGCTCACCATTTTCACCATTCATCAGGGAAGCCTTTACAAGTTGGTTTCTACGTAGCAGGATGGTCTGTCCGGCATCTGCCCGATAGGTTTTACCATTTTCATAAAATAATATATATCCGCTCTGTATATGCCATATTTTATGTTCGGTCATAAAAGATTCTATCGATGAATAATTATGATCCGTACAATAAAAGAATACCTGTGGCTGTTCATTACTCTCCATGTGTTATGATTTACAACAGCAAAATTAGGATCAATTTTACTTTGTTGGTTTTCTATTCGGCTCAAATTTGCTTTTCTATTTGGCTCACTATAGCTTTTTTGCTCGGGTTAATTTAGTGAAGAGTCTAGATAATCCCCATCATACCGGCAATATAGCAGGCTTCAATAGCACTCTTTACCCGCAGCTTTTCCATAATATTCTGCCTGTGCCGGTCTACGGTATTTTTACTTATAAAAAGTTTTTGTGAAATTTCTTTACTTGGCTTGCCAACAGCAATTTCTTTTAAAATTTCTATTTCTCTTCTGGTGAGAATTTTTTTTGTATTAAAAGCTGTATTGGGAATGATCTGCCCATTTGAGGAATCGATAATTACAGCAGCAGGAGCCTGTTCAATACTACTACTAAAACTATACTGATATAAAACAAGCTGAATACTGTCTGTTGATGAAGCATAAAATATCTTCAGTTCTACAGGAATGTACTTCCCGTCTTTATTTAAGATCCTGATGATAAGAATAATATGATAATTCAGGCGTTCTACAGGCGTTTTATTCTTAAGGAAATGAAATAATCTGAGTTCTGTAAGATGCTTCATCGTAAGATCCTCCGGATGAATAAGTTTTAAAATGTTGTCATTTTGAACAGAGCTGGTTACCTCGCCGGTCTGCTCATCAGCAATTCCGAGATACACGGATAAGCCTCCATGGTACACATAATTTTTTTTGAATTTTAAATCTACTAGAACCGCAGTAGAATTCTGGAGTACTGAAAAGATAAACGCCACATGCCTATATTTTTCCAATGACATTTTAGGATCAAGCTCACCTTTAAATGCCTGATTAAAAATTGTCTCCGAGAGTAGATTTTCTGTCGCTGAAAAATGGTCATTTTTTACTATTTTATTCATTAAACCATCATTATACCTTTGTCAAAGATAATAATTATATGGTAATTATTGTGAAAAGATAAAATATTGTCCAATCAAATAAAAAAATAAAATGAAACAAAAATTTGAAAACTTATGTCTTAAGATCAATATATGGTTATTTATAGTACCAATGGGTATACTATTCGGAATAATGTCTTTTTTTCTTATTCCGGGTCTGCAGGCGCACCTTGGCACTACCCAGCTTTTGGACACCATGTTCAGTGGATATTCTACGGAATATGCCGAATATTTAATGCAGAAACTCGGTCATGAAGGAAGACATTCCTATCTGTCTCTTGAGCTATATGCAGATGTCCCGTTTATTTTCTTTTATGTGACAGTATTTACCCTTCTTACCGTGCGATTACTTATCAAAAACAGATTATGGAATAGCTGGTTCCGGTTTATTGCTTTTCTTCCGTTACTGGCTGGAATTTTCGATTGGTTAGAAAATAGTATGATCATTAGTGTACTTATTCAATATCCTGATATTAACGGCAAATTGATATCAATATCATCATTTGCTACGCATATGAAAGGATGTTTTCTTATACTGATGTTTCTCTCATTGCTTCTGAATTTAATGATGATATTATACAGATTCATTGTTTCCAAAAGTAATCATGATTTTTAATGCCCCCATACTTCTTAATTTCTGTAGAAAAATCGGGGTACTGTATATTGCAGCGCTTGATACAATATCAAAATTGTAAATAAAAAAATCCCGGATGATCCGGGATTTTTTTTCTTGTATCTCAATTTATTTGATCTCCACAGGAACTGAGATTTTATCCCAATCCATTGTGAATCCATTACTGTTGATTTTATACACTAAATTTTCCTGTGTTGCCGGTAAAGCTTTTGTTTTTACATCAACACGTAAAGCATCTTTTGCCTGTTCGTATTTGTAAGCACCCCATTGTTTCGGCTCTTTGTTGAAAATTGCAGTCCATGTTCCACTTTCTTTAGGAATCAGGAAGAAGCTGTATTTCCCTGCAGGCAGCGGTTTACCCTGAACAGTAATATTTTTATCCGTTTCAAAAGTAGTTGCTTCATTAGCTCCCGCACGCCAAACTTTATCGTAAGCTTCCAAACCACCCCAGATGGTACGCCCTTTAACAGAAGGGCTACTATAGTTTATGGTAATGGTGGCATCTTTAATTTTTCCCGTAGCAGTAGCCGGAGGGCTGGCAGGCTTTTTAGTGTCCTGTGCAAAAGCATTTACTGAAAGCGTCATTGCAGCAAAAACTACAGTAACAGATTTAATCATTGTTTTCATAATAATTTGTTTGTTTATTTGTTGTTTACGAATTTACATCTTTCGGCTTATAAAACACTAAACCAATTGCAGAAAATATAACGACTGCCGCTGCGCCGATTACATTAAGCCAGAGGAAAGAAATGATATCCAACTGGTAAACGGCAATTACCGTAATTTCTGATACAATGGCAGAAATAAATACATTCGCGCCGTTGATTTTCTTATAATAAAATGCAACCAGAAAAATCCCTAATATCGGACCGTAAAAAAGGGAACCCAATACATTCACCGCTTCGATAAGCGAACCCATTTGCGTGGCAAACATGGCTACCCCGATGGAGAAAATGCCCCAGGCCAAAGTGTGCAGGCGACTGTATTTCAATTCGGTTTTCTCATCAGGAATATCTTTTCTGAATATCAGATGAACATCCTTTAATGAGCAGGCGGCAAGGGAATTCAGTGCTGCTGAAATGGACCCCCAGCTTGCCAGAAAAATGACGGCAAACAGTAAACCGATCATTCCTACAGGCAGGTTATTTTTTACGAAATACAGGAAAATGTAATTCGTATCCGTTTTCTCTGCATTATAATTTGATTTATTAATTGCTTCCTCTACCCTTCCGTGCAATGCTTTTACCTCAGTTTGTGTATTTTTAAAATCCTGAATTGTTTTGTTGAGCCGGGGAGAATGAGTTTCTTTTAGCTTTAAAATTTTTTTTGATTCTGCGTTAAATTTTATTTGTAAATCCTGATGTTCTTTTTCAAAAACCGCAGCCTGCTCAGGTTTTGTCTCCTTTAAATACTGATAAGAACGTTCATTAAAATAAATCGGAGCCGGTTTCAGAGAAAAGAACGCGAAAAGCAGGGCACCGATCAGGAGAATGGCAAACTGCATCGGAATTTTAACCAATCCGTTCAACAGCAAACCCATTTTTGCATTGGTATTGTCTTTGGCCGTAATATATCTGCCGACCTGACTCTGGTCCGTCCCGAAGTAAGAAAGTGCCAGGAAAAAACCGCCAATCAATCCACTCCAGATATTGTATTTGTCTTTCCAGTCGAATTCTGTGGTAATGACATTGAGCTTGCCTGATTTCCCCGCCAGATACAGCGCATCCTTAAAACCAATTCCGTTCGGCATATTCTCGATAAGCAGGTACCCTGCAAAAGCCATTGTTCCCAAAATAATGAGAAACTGCAATTTTTGCGTGTGAGCGATCGCTTTTGCACCGCCAACATAGGTATAAATCAACAGAATGCCGCCCGTTAAAACATTGGTCAAATAAATATTCCAGTTTAAAACGCTTGATAAGATGATACTTGGCGCGTAAATGCTGATTCCTGTTGACAAACCCCTGGAAAAAAGAAAAAGCAATGAAGTGAGTACCCTTGTTTTCTTATCAAAACGGTTTTCTAAATATTCATAGGCCGTATACACATTCAGGCGCTGAAAAATAGGGATGAAGGTAATACAGATAACGATCATCGCCAAAGGCAAACCAAAATAATACTGAACGAAACGCATACCGTCCGTATACGCCTGGCCCGGTGCTGAAAGAAATGTAATGGCACTAGCCTGCGTAGCCATAATACCTATCAGCACAATGTACCACGGCATTTTATTATCTGCCTTCAGGTAG
The sequence above is drawn from the Chryseobacterium daecheongense genome and encodes:
- a CDS encoding SDR family NAD(P)-dependent oxidoreductase, which gives rise to MRKVLITGANKGLGFELAKYLLQKDYFVYLGCRNTEMGKNAVRELKNSGFENCMLLEIDISKEESVNRAANEFGKYSDVLDILINNAGILGKRKSEDNPLSISDVREVFETNFFGTIAVTEAFLPFLKKSSLPVIENITSDLSSLTMHQDPDWLLYNAKSISYGPSKTALNAYTVALAYEYKDLGFKINCVTPGWTSTDFNGNSGGKSPAENCINLAKYAMLDENGPTGKFFGEEGELPW
- a CDS encoding AraC family transcriptional regulator produces the protein MESNEQPQVFFYCTDHNYSSIESFMTEHKIWHIQSGYILFYENGKTYRADAGQTILLRRNQLVKASLMNGENGEQFQMLKIMLTRDFLNKLIKEDPSFVLCGSECSLEYPDSFLVTDHELMSVFFTSLKIYINAGQNSQGLLSTTKSKEIFLLLEMLWPGIKNSLFDFSEPGKIDLEEFMKKNYSYNVTLERFAYLSGRSLAAFKRDFKKIHSLSPHKWLMKMRLEEARRLIIEENQTPSSVYLFVGFENLSHFSTAFKKYYGFNPSSEKVYQ
- a CDS encoding helix-turn-helix transcriptional regulator, coding for MNKIVKNDHFSATENLLSETIFNQAFKGELDPKMSLEKYRHVAFIFSVLQNSTAVLVDLKFKKNYVYHGGLSVYLGIADEQTGEVTSSVQNDNILKLIHPEDLTMKHLTELRLFHFLKNKTPVERLNYHIILIIRILNKDGKYIPVELKIFYASSTDSIQLVLYQYSFSSSIEQAPAAVIIDSSNGQIIPNTAFNTKKILTRREIEILKEIAVGKPSKEISQKLFISKNTVDRHRQNIMEKLRVKSAIEACYIAGMMGII
- a CDS encoding DUF2911 domain-containing protein: MKTMIKSVTVVFAAMTLSVNAFAQDTKKPASPPATATGKIKDATITINYSSPSVKGRTIWGGLEAYDKVWRAGANEATTFETDKNITVQGKPLPAGKYSFFLIPKESGTWTAIFNKEPKQWGAYKYEQAKDALRVDVKTKALPATQENLVYKINSNGFTMDWDKISVPVEIK
- a CDS encoding sodium:solute symporter, whose amino-acid sequence is MSNIDWTVLIFTLVAVVVYGVFIGRGQKNNESYLKADNKMPWYIVLIGIMATQASAITFLSAPGQAYTDGMRFVQYYFGLPLAMIVICITFIPIFQRLNVYTAYEYLENRFDKKTRVLTSLLFLFSRGLSTGISIYAPSIILSSVLNWNIYLTNVLTGGILLIYTYVGGAKAIAHTQKLQFLIILGTMAFAGYLLIENMPNGIGFKDALYLAGKSGKLNVITTEFDWKDKYNIWSGLIGGFFLALSYFGTDQSQVGRYITAKDNTNAKMGLLLNGLVKIPMQFAILLIGALLFAFFSLKPAPIYFNERSYQYLKETKPEQAAVFEKEHQDLQIKFNAESKKILKLKETHSPRLNKTIQDFKNTQTEVKALHGRVEEAINKSNYNAEKTDTNYIFLYFVKNNLPVGMIGLLFAVIFLASWGSISAALNSLAACSLKDVHLIFRKDIPDEKTELKYSRLHTLAWGIFSIGVAMFATQMGSLIEAVNVLGSLFYGPILGIFLVAFYYKKINGANVFISAIVSEITVIAVYQLDIISFLWLNVIGAAAVVIFSAIGLVFYKPKDVNS